The Porites lutea chromosome 11, jaPorLute2.1, whole genome shotgun sequence genome includes a region encoding these proteins:
- the LOC140951853 gene encoding enoyl-[acyl-carrier-protein] reductase, mitochondrial-like, translated as MLAAPINPADINQIQGTYGIKPPLPAVGGNEGVGEVTEVGSEVKSLRSGDQVVLRADLSLGSWRRHLVVTEDQVLKIPAGLPVDAAATVSVNPCTAFRMLKDFEELEPGDAVIQNGANSGVGQAVIQLAAAWGLTTVNIVRDRPDFEDLKSQLVGLGANYVVTEEELKSSEVKKTMKNMKPPKLALNCVGGKSSLVLFRYLGTKGTMVTYGGMSRQPVTVPTGSLIFSDVKVRGFWMSKWSKEHQKDVTRLAMLEEVCNMVLEGKLKAPPCAKHSFENFKTAISDAMKSYSKTKQLLILNDD; from the exons ATGCTGGCAGCTCCAATAAACCCTGCTGATATCAATCAGATTCAAG GTACTTATGGGATCAAGCCGCCTTTACCGGCTGTAGGTGGTAATGAAGGTGTTGGAGAAGTCACAGAAGTTGGAAGTGAGGTGAAAAGTCTCAGGTCAGGTGACCAAGTGGTACTAAGGGCTGATCTGAGCTTAG GGTCTTGGAGAAGACACCTTGTGGTTACAGAAGACCAAGTTTTGAAAATTCCAGCTGGTCTCCCTGTTGATGCTGCAGCAACAGTTAGTGTAAACCCTTGTACAGCTTTTAGGATGCTGAAGGACTTTGAAGAGCTGGAGCCAG GTGATGCTGTCATTCAAAATGGAGCAAACAGTGGTGTGGGACAGGCAGTAATCCAACTCGCTGCAGCCTGGGGTTTAACCACTGTCAATATTGTTCGTGACAG ACCAGATTTTGAAGACCTTAAAAGTCAGCTTGTGGGGCTAGGAGCAAATTATGTTGTTACTGAAGAGGAACTGAAAAGCTCTGAAGTGAAGAAAACAATGAAG aacatgAAGCCTCCTAAACTTGCTCTGAATTGTGTTGGAGGAAAGAGCTCTTTGGTCCTTTTTCGCTATTTGGG AACAAAAGGAACGATGGTAACTTATGGAGGAATGTCCAGGCAGCCTGTTACTGTACCTACG GGTTCCTTAATATTCAGTGATGTGAAGGTCAGAGGATTCTGGATGAGCAAGTGGAGCAAAGAACATCAGAAAG ACGTTACAAGGCTTGCCATGCTAGAGGAAGTATGTAATATGGTACTTGAGGGTAAGCTTAAGGCTCCACCTTGTGCAAAACATTCATTTGAGAACTTCAAGACGGCCATATCTGATGCAATGAAGTCATACTCAAAGACCAAGCAACTGTTAATTCTAAATGATGATTAA
- the LOC140951852 gene encoding uncharacterized protein, protein MGSKRDAPLTVTFPIPRKAASKLRTMAVSRDRRLLDLGVLAVQINEGESIVLGIKLGKQRIKKTELAAAKLRGNASRGRVKKVSSRRNVATIHHMPNDFNSQASIAHGLQTMQDLSFGNDMAKRKRVVRSDGDVAENNLFKDSSKTLSNPPKSCNQFRHVSHSTTSSIASSLSAHSSSADLSSHLSKLKNNSQDNSGLAPEEGLINSGSTMQKTLQKPSGSPASVLSRKTSVESLVSHGAVSSPASQRTYSASPSSDTSSTSSEENFDLHHDQLIYDCFVDRSKYSAADILKELAKTRKIKESTVCTSVVSLETHSSTSTPAIAKSSSSGMHQRKQSRALDTSNNRRSVITGSYREHLKSIRCNSLTRLTATTSTVSASLKTPASRVGDQTLGLQSRGTSIEKPLTAEDRIQSSSNQLPASEENDSQASNIKATSSTIAGYHGGRKVLWSSANAFPKSDISSAHFLFNKLPADFVQGSSSSNDIILSSKVHQKGAKSIVRASVTSDAVTWTDVTKSVFTCTATSGNLHTSNKQPELDQSLKGMKTSSESNVINKMPTLSTFNSQVVASLPAQRTSSSHVATTAKSSLPVSTSTAVVQNLTLGRPAAIPTPLVIAGSNTQTTWSNQQVSPTYFVGGQRQYGIYSALYNADVNNNQLGQQAVTAAYPLNYVYPLSLVYPFLTMAAQVSDPKSSESSENENKTLPVNQNDVSVNKTTETKTDSDVSAEKTTVTTADLKPTTNTVAPPQMQFIDLASSMRYWQQLSLLYRSRLQALASCNLSNVKALNLNASQVNPARPATTVDAKEDTKIFVGGACENAVKSNPEEMPLSKPEISHANPPNNSNSEKMQTGDFFEENSCSESSKQKGLESKLEDKNELNNTNTQEPTSFVVPLSCKVFMANVTETVKNSVKVDNSKQMEFDSNGTGSNSVSFRPRKDGVSLANPSLDQLGQTNDESPDGLVQESLKQNFYGSPPKLSFIHDSSIACVNVGSSIGNGLGNTGSNSGVRKTGLGTHLDMPVRPAKRRRSKKSL, encoded by the exons ATGGGAAGCAAAAGAGATGCCCCACTTACGGTTACATTTCCAATCCCCAGGAAAGCGGCTAGCAAGCTTCGCACGATGGCAGTTAGCAGAGATCGGCGCTTGTTGGACCTCGGGGTGCTAGCTGTGCAGATCAATGAAGGCGAGAGCATTGTACTAGGAATAAAACTAGGGAagcaaagaataaagaaaacggAACTAGCTGCAGCGAAACTACGGGGAAACGCGAGCAGAGGACGAGTAAAGAAGGTATCTTCTCGTAGGAATGTAGCGACAATTCATCACATGCCAAATGATTTCAACTCGCAAGCGTCGATTGCTCATGGGCTGCAAACCATGCAAGATTTGAGCTTTGGAAATGACATGGCGAAGAGAAAGAGAGTTGTCCGGTCAGATGGAGATGTTgcagaaaataatttattcaaagACTCAAGCAAAACATTGAGCAATCCTCCCAAGAGTTGTAATCAATTTCGCCACGTATCACATTCCACAACCTCGTCAATCGCAAGTTCATTGAGTGCGCATTCGAGTTCCGCCGATTTGTCATCACATCTGAGTAAGCTCAAGAACAATTCACAAGACAATAGCGGCCTTGCCCCGGAGGAGGGCTTAATAAACTCTGGATCAACTATGCAGAAAACGTTGCAAAAACCGTCAGGTAGTCCAGCTTCGGTTCTATCGAGAAAAACCAGTGTTGAAAGCCTTGTATCTCATGGAGCCGTGTCCTCTCCTGCTAGTCAGAGAACTTACAGCGCCAGCCCAAGCTCAGATACCAGCAGTACGAGCTCTGAGGAGAATTTTGATCTTCATCATGATCAGCTGATTTATGACTGTTTTGTTGACAGAAGCAAATACAGTGCTGCTGACATACTGAAAGAACTTGCCAAGACTCGTAAAATTAAGGAGTCGACTGTTTGCACTTCTGTGGTAAGCTTAGAAACACATTCATCGACATCCACTCCTGCCATTGCTAAATCCAGCTCAAGTGGAATGCATCAAAGGAAACAGTCGAGAGCTTTAGATACCAGTAACAACAGGAGATCAGTAATTACTGGAAGTTATCGTGAACATCTTAAGAGCATACGTTGCAATTCCCTCACACGTCTAacagctactacatcaactGTTAGTGCATCATTAAAAACACCAGCCTCAAGAGTAGGTGATCAGACACTCGGCCTTCAATCTAGGGGTACCAGTATTGAAAAGCCTCTAACTGCTGAAGACAGAATTCAGAGTTCCTCAAACCAGCTCCCTGCTTCAGAAGAAAATGATTCACAGGCAAGTAACATCAAAGCAACTTCAAGCACAATAGCTGGGTATCATGGTGGACGCAAGGTGTTGTGGTCAAGCGCTAATGCCTTTCCAAAAAGTGACATTTCTTCTGCCCATTTTCTCTTTAACAAGTTACCAGCAGACTTTGTTCAGGGTAGTTCATCAAGCAACGATATCATCTTGTCTTCAAAAGTACACCAAAAAGGTGCTAAAAGTATTGTAAGAGCAAGTGTGACAAGTGATGCAGTAACATGGACTGATGTTACCAAGTCAGTATTCACATGTACAGCAACCTCTGGCAACCTTCACACATCAAACAAACAACCAGAGTTAGATCAGTCATTAAAGGGAATGAAGACTTCGTCTGAAAGTAACGTGATCAACAAAATGCCGACACTGTCTACATTTAATTCCCAAGTAGTAGCCTCGTTGCCTGCTCAGCGAACAAGCAGTTCTCATGTTGCAACAACTGCAAAGTCTTCATTACCAGTAAGCACAAGTACAGCAGTGGTACAGAATCTCACCTTAGGAAGACCGGCAGCTATACCAACACCACTTGTTATTGCGGGTTCTAACACACAAACCACATGGTCCAATCAGCAGGTTTCCCCAACATATTTTGTTGGAGGCCAGCGTCAATATGGAATTTACTCAGCACTATACAATGCAGATGTCAATAACAACCAGCTTGGACAGCAAGCAGTTACTGCAGCTTATCCACTAAATTATGTATATCCTCTAAGCCTTGTTTACCCTTTTCTCACGATGGCGGCTCAAGTAAGCGACCCCAAAAGTTCAGAAAGCagcgaaaatgaaaataaaactctaCCAGTGAATCAAAATGATGTGTCTGTTAACAAGACAACAGAAACCAAAACAGATTCTGATGTTTCTGCAGAGAAAACAACTGTAACCACAGCAGATTTGAAACCCACCACTAACACTGTGGCTCCCCCTCAGATGCAATTCATTGACCTTGCCAGTTCCATGAGGTACTGGCAACAGCTCAGTTTGTTGTACCGGAGTAGACTGCAAGCATTAGCATCTTGTAACCTGTCAAATGTCAAGGCACTGAACTTAAATGCAAGTCAAGTCAACCCAGCCAGGCCAGCAACAACAGTGGACGCCAAGGAAGATACAAAAATCTTTGTTGGTGGTGCTTGTGAGAATGCAGTGAAGTCAAATCCAGAAGAAATGCCATTATCTAAGCCAGAAATCTCTCATGCAAACCCTCCTAACAATTCAAATTCAGAAAAGATGCAGACCGGTGATTTTTTCGAGGAGAATTCCTGTTCTGAAAGCTCAAAGCAAAAAGGACTTGAAAGCAAGCTTGAAGATAAAAATGAGTTAAACAATACAAACACTCAAGAGCCTACATCTTTTGTAGTTCCATTGTCGTGTAAAGtttttatggcaaatgttacTGAAACAGTGAAAAACTCAGTGAAAGTGGATAACTCCAAACAGATGGAGTTTGATAGTAATGGGACTGGTAGCAATTCTGTTTCATTTAGACCCAGAAAAGATGGGGTTAGTTTGGCCAATCCATCTCTTGATCAGCTTGGACAGACTAATGATGAAAGCCCAGATGGATTAGTACAGGAAAGCTTGAAACAAAATTTCTATGGATCACCTCCAAAGTTGAGCTTTATCCATGACAGTTCTATTGCATGTGTGAATGTTGGCAGCAGTATTGGAAATGGTCTTGGGAACACTGGAAGTAACTCTGGAGTGAGAAAAACAG GTTTGGGAACTCATCTGGACATGCCTGTTCGTCCTGCAAAAAGGAGAAGGTCTAAGAAATCCTTATAA
- the LOC140951626 gene encoding uncharacterized protein yields the protein MFALRSSSATSGLPGAWRCTGRSNEEMVDKFVHMGVIITSEVEDAFRAVPRGAFVPHDLQVEAYIDSPLRGEPHVHLSAPHMYATVLEALQLSPGLSFLNIGSGTGYFSCLAGYILQNHGINHGVELHEDLVRFAKERVEEYLQFCPAIAHDICMPKFVAGNCFRVDPSGCNYDRVYCGAACPPNKVRFILALTKIGGFAIIPCRNKLLKIERVSETGVKQTCISDVNFAPLVTMPDSDSSLPKLFFPKENPKRREKNTRIYPPSNVLVSRGKARTLLAKLRALQEATECLLMSQSLPVAFCYVPSQQQVQQYFSKKTKARKHSSVVVTSPVDQKISFFGSSGGASEADTTGPQSIWNHLQKDKLWQTVLEYYYSLCNVSYQKRCQTLDVYLRRKVRHKSERRESKKVLSYAEIARKLGILSTTTQSVVSVQECQESLGDKSELPLEEALSAVTGSASSCSSTKDCSATVDHSTNSTPEDVTGSTFCSNSTEGFVSHSDQADKFNQPNTSSNSHSPEMCSQKLSGDKNVADEVSSIETCKTRSSSGSNGSKYTEVLIEMERELMERLATSPSSRWCLNDDLVLVHLLCDICEKSSQGRTKGWFSEEYALAELLSKASVANHPRLSNYSPESLAYRTIALCRIAQILDSVLYLVTGPSLLTEQSFCPNRYQLDSFTESSFLSSWLYLESKSSSPPINYRTEEKSVSEANEKVETKLDKEGNNFLHEGNLKKAKHSLASLEKVQEQLKAVKRKICFIEEQKQLLHSSIREQELVPADLLVDMDVGDVKVQRNELLLKQQKQEHYKLHLLALLKKLKEDEKLLTKKVECLTEVTKQETTEPLQQSSSAQERKAMPQQVEAAHKWTIHSASTPLNDNSSTRYSLSSLLPKIRFLLPLCSQRWRLVHELLHTTELSAPDYMPVITVDRRVPLVERRAELRSSVFLQVHRELKGEKLHFRWNKCKYDQWWEVKFVGEGIIDQGGGFRDSLAELADELCPLDENVPEILPYLIRTPNQKGKVGDFLDCFIPNPGCDELYMFHWLGVLMGGAFRSDESLTLAFPPFVWKLLVGEHVTWAKDYAAIDEAAVRITDELEALDEELYKSNYGDECTFSTVLSDGRRVELLPAGEGRVVMPDERKEYASLVRRARMTEFTKQVQAMRQGLMTVVPESVLTLLTWCNLERGVCGDRDVTLAHLKPACKYGDDLRESSKTVKHMWTVLSQFSSEERSRFLRFVTGRKRPPAPFTVAKAGGDKDSLPHASTCASTLFLPDYSSAAIAKEKLSYAISNCVAIDTDTSPW from the exons ATGTTTGCTCTTCGTAGTTCGTCCGCTACAAGTGGCTTACCCGGGGCTTGGAGATGTACTGGACGAAGTAACGAGGAAATGGTAGACAAATTTGTTCATATGGGCGTTATAATAACTTCAGAAGTGGAAGATGCTTTCAGGGCTGTCCCAAGGGGAGCGTTTGTGCCCCACGATTTACAAGTCGAGGCCTACATAGACTCACCGCTTCGCGGGGAACCACACGTTCATTTGTCAGCTCCTCACATGTACGCTACTGTTCTTGAAGCCTTACAGCTTTCTCCAG GTTTGTCATTCCTCAACATTGGCAGTGGCACAGGCTATTTTTCCTGTTTAGCTGGTTACATTCTTCAAAACCACGGTATAAATCATGGCGTAGAACTTCATGAAGATCTGGTGCGGTTTGCTAAGGAAAGAGTTGAGGAATACCTACAGTTCTGTCCTGCTATTGCCCATGATATCTGTATGCCCAAGTTTGTGGCTGGAAACTGCTTCAGAGTGGATCCTTCAGGTTGTAACTATGACAGGGTATATTGTGGAGCAGCTTGTCCTCCCAATAAAGTTCGGTTCATTCTTGCATTGACCAAGATTGGTGGCTTTGCCATTATTCCTTGTAGAAACAAG CTGCTCAAGATTGAACGAGTCTCAGAAACTGGGGTGAAACAGACTTGTATCAGTGATGTGAATTTCGCACCACTTGTAACAATGCCAGATTCTGACTCAAGTCTTCCCAAACTCTTTTTTCCGAAGGAAAAtccaaaaagaagagaaaag aACACTCGTATTTACCCTCCATCCAATGTACTGGTAAGCCGTGGAAAGGCCAGAACACTACTTGCTAAATTGAGAGCTCTCCAAGAAGCAACTG agtGCTTACTTATGTCTCAGTCTCTACCAGTGGCATTTTGTTATGTACCATCACAACAACAAGTCCAGCAATACTTTAGTAAGAAAACAAAGGCCAGGAAACATTCCAGTGTGGTGGTAACTTCTCCTGTGGATCAGAAGATCTCTTTCTTTGGTTCAAGTGGTGGTGCTTCTGAAGCAGATACAACAGGTCCTCAAAGCATCTGGAACCATTTGCAGAAGGACAAGTTATGGCAGACTGTGTTAGAGTATTACTACAGTCTTTGCAATGTGTCCTATCAAAAAAGGTGCCAGACATTGGATGTTTACTTAAGGAGAAAAGTGAGGCATAAAAGTGAgagaagagaaagtaaaaaagtTTTGTCATATGCTGAGATTGCACGTAAGCTTGGTATACTCAGTACAACAACACAGAGTGTTGTTTCGGTGCAAGAATGTCAGGAGTCACTGGGAGACAAGAGTGAGTTACCATTAGAGGAAGCGTTAAGTGCAGTGACTGGATCTGCTAGTAGCTGCAGTAGTACAAAAGACTGCAGTGCAACTGTAGATCATAGCACTAACAGCACTCCTGAAGATGTTACGGGCAGTACTTTTTGTAGTAATTCAACTGAAGGATTTGTAAGTCATTCTGATCAAGCTGATAAATTTAATCAGCCAAACACATCAAGTAATAGTCACTCGCCAGAAATGTGTTCTCAGAAATTGTCTGGTGACAAGAATGTTGCTGATGAAGTGAGCTCCATTGAGACATGCAAAACTAGAAGTTCATCAGGATCAAATGGTTCAAAATATACTGAAGTGCTTATTGAGATGGAAAGAGAACTTATGGAGAGATTGGCTACTTCGCCATCAAGCAGGTGGTGTTTAAATGACGATCTTGTTCTTGTACACCTTTTGTGTGACATTTGTGAGAAGTCCAGTCAAGGGAGAACCAAG gGCTGGTTCAGTGAAGAATATGCACTAGCTGAACTGCTTTCTAAGGCAAGTGTTGCAAACCATCCCAGGCTTTCCAACTATTCACCTGAGAGCTTGGCTTATCGAACCATTGCGCTCTGCAGAATTGCCCAAATTCTTGATTCTGTATTGTATCTTGTGACTGGACCCTCATTGTTGACAGAGCAGAGTTTTTGCCCAAATCGATACCAACTAGATTCATTCACAGAATCTTCATTTCTGTCTTCGTGGCTGTACCTGGAATCAAAAAGCAGTTCACCTCCTATCAATTATAGAACAGAGGAAAAGTCAGTAAGTGAAGCCAATGAAAAGGTTGAGACTAAGTTGGATAAAGAAGGAAACAACTTCCTGCATGAAGGCAATTTGAAGAAAGCGAAACATTCACTGGCATCTCTTGAAAAGGTCCAGGAACAACTCAAGGCCGTCAAAAGAAAG ATTTGTTTTATAGAAGAACAAAAACAGCTGCTTCACAGCAGCATTCGAGAGCAGGAGTTAGTTCCTGCTGATTTACTGGTAGACATGGATGTTGGTGATGTTAAGGTTCAGCGAAATGAACTGTTACTGAAGCAACAGAAGCAAGAACATTACAAACTCCACCTGCTTGCTTTAttaaagaaactgaaagaaGATGAGAAACTTCTTACAAAG AAAGTGGAATGCTTGACAGAGGTAACAAAACAAGAGACAACAGAACCTCTCCAACAAAGCTCCTCTGCTCAGGAAAGAAAAGCAATGCCACAGCAAGTTGAAGCAGCTCACAAATGGACAATACACTCTGCCAGTACCCCACTAAATGATAACAGCTCTACACGCTACAGCCTCTCATCACTTTTGCCAAAGATCCGATTTCTTTTGCCACTGTGCAGTCAGCGATGGCGCTTAGTTCATGAGTTGTTACACACCACTGAGCTGTCTGCCCCTGATTACATGCCTGTAATAACAGTGGATCGACGAGTGCCATTGGTGGAACGCCGTGCTGAATTGCGTAGCAGTGTGTTTCTTCAGGTTCACCGTGAACTGAAGGGAGAGAAACTTCACTTTCG CTGGAACAAGTGCAAGTATGATCAGTGGTGGGAAGTGAAATTTGTTGGCGAGGGTATTATTGATCAGGGAGGAGGATTCCGAGACTCTCTGGCCGAGTTAGCGGATGAACTCTGCCCATTGGATGAGAATGTACCAGAAATTCTGCCATATCTCATCAGGACTCCAAATCAGAAG GGGAAAGTTGGTGATTTTCTGGATTGTTTTATCCCTAACCCTGGTTGTGATGAACTTTACATGTTTCATTGGCTTGGAGTACTGATGGGTGGAGCGTTTCGTAGTGATGAAAGCCTTACTCTTGCCTTTCCTCCCTTTGTTTGGAAACTTCTTGTTGGAGAACATGTCACCTGGGCCAAGGATTATGCTGCCATTGATGAAGCTGCTGTCCGTATAACTG ATGAACTAGAAGCCCTAGATGAAGAGTTGTACAAAAGTAACTATGGTGACGAGTGTACCTTTTCCACCGTGTTAAGTGATGGCCGTCGTGTTGAGCTACTCCCAGCAGGGGAGGGCAGAGTAGTGATGCCTGATGAAAGGAAAGAGTATGCATCTCTTGTCAGAAGAGCCCGGATGACAGAGTTTACTAAGCAG GTACAGGCCATGAGGCAGGGCTTGATGACTGTTGTACCTGAGTCAGTGCTTACTCTTCTGACTTGGTGTAATCTCGAACGAGGTGTTTGTGGAGATAGAGACGTCACTCTTGCGCATCTCAAACCTGCCT GTAAATACGGCGATGATTTAAGGGAATCGTCGAAGACAGTCAAACATATGTGGACAGTTTTGAGTCAGTTCAGCTCTGAGGAGCGCAGCCGATTCCTGCGTTTTGTTACCGGACGTAAGAGGCCGCCTGCCCCCTTCACTGTGGCCAAAGCTGGAGGAGACAAGGACAGCCTTCCCCATGCCTCTACCTGCGCCAGTACCCTCTTCCTTCCTGACTACTCGTCTGCAGCCATCGCCAAGGAGAAGCTCAG ctatGCGATCTCAAACTGTGTGGCAATTGATACCGATACCAGCCCCTGGTAA